Proteins from a genomic interval of Hydrogenophaga sp. PAMC20947:
- the mutS gene encoding DNA mismatch repair protein MutS, whose translation MMQQYLALKAGYPNTLVFYRMGDFYELFFGDAEKAARLLDITLTQRGQSAGSPVVMAGIPFHALDNYLARLIKLGESAAICEQVGDVATSKGPVERKVMRVVTPGTLTDSELLSDKSEALLMAVHPGARTGCGLAWMSVTQGIVFLAQCASDELADWMARIAPGEVLYSAEVSPAFEKSVQSLASQQGVGGTRMVAVLRPAWAFDSGLGERKLLEQLQTASLAAWDAQALTDAHAAAAALLEYAEHTQGRALTHVKSLQVAHNDELIDLPSTTRRNLELTQTLRGESSPTLLSLLDVCHTGMGSRQLRTWLLEPARDRGPARARLAALGVLRQGLGQRLRQSLKGASDVERITARTALRQVRPRELVGLGLTLARAAELAQGLAQELSADTAPVLLSKLGNDLIPPERCASLLRSALHAEPAALVRDGGVIADGFDAELDELRAIQNNCDGFLIDLETRERERTGITNLRVQFNKVHGFYIEVSQGQVSKVPDDYRRRQTLKNAERFITPELKAFEDKALSAQERALAREKWLFENLLDELQAFIPDLTRLARAIAALDALCALAERSLTLQWHEPQFVNEPCIEIRGGRHPVVEARLNETTGGSFIANDTLMGAKQRMQVITGPNMGGKSTYMRQVAVIVLLASMGSYVPAESCRLGPIDAIHTRIGAADDLANAQSTFMVEMTEAAQILNAVTSKEAPGRPKLPVLPRGEDRAQPGPGGAYSLVLMDEIGRGTSTFDGLALAGGIAAHLHDKAKAFTLFATHYFELTEFPAQHHAAINVHVSAVEGSGKANIVFLHQIEPGPASRSYGIQVARLAGVPTSVVQHARHALAALENQSSQNRDQVDLFAPPPVSEAPEAHPLQTALSGIDPDALSPREALEQLYTLKKLAQSTT comes from the coding sequence ATGATGCAGCAGTACCTCGCCCTCAAGGCGGGGTATCCCAACACCCTGGTGTTCTACCGCATGGGGGATTTTTACGAGCTCTTCTTCGGTGATGCCGAAAAGGCGGCGCGCCTGCTCGACATCACGCTGACCCAGCGCGGCCAGTCGGCCGGGTCGCCCGTGGTCATGGCGGGCATCCCGTTTCACGCGCTCGACAACTACCTGGCCCGGCTGATCAAGCTGGGCGAGTCCGCGGCCATCTGTGAGCAAGTGGGCGATGTGGCCACATCCAAGGGCCCGGTCGAGCGCAAGGTCATGCGGGTCGTCACCCCGGGCACGCTGACCGACTCCGAGCTCCTGTCAGACAAATCCGAAGCCCTGCTGATGGCGGTGCACCCTGGTGCACGCACGGGTTGCGGCCTGGCCTGGATGTCGGTCACACAGGGCATCGTCTTCCTGGCCCAGTGCGCCAGCGACGAATTGGCCGACTGGATGGCCCGCATCGCCCCTGGAGAAGTGCTTTACAGCGCCGAGGTCAGCCCCGCATTTGAAAAATCCGTCCAGTCCCTGGCCTCGCAGCAAGGCGTCGGTGGCACCCGCATGGTGGCCGTGCTGCGCCCGGCCTGGGCCTTTGACAGCGGGCTGGGCGAGCGCAAACTGCTGGAGCAGTTGCAAACCGCCAGCCTCGCCGCCTGGGATGCCCAGGCCCTCACCGACGCCCACGCGGCGGCGGCTGCGTTGCTGGAATACGCCGAGCACACCCAGGGGCGCGCGCTCACACACGTCAAGAGCCTGCAAGTGGCGCACAACGACGAGCTGATCGACTTGCCTTCGACCACACGCCGCAACCTTGAACTCACGCAAACCCTGCGAGGCGAGAGCAGCCCCACCCTGCTGTCGCTGCTCGATGTCTGCCACACCGGCATGGGCAGCCGGCAGCTGCGCACCTGGCTGCTCGAGCCGGCGCGTGACCGGGGCCCGGCGCGTGCCCGCCTTGCGGCGCTCGGTGTGTTGCGTCAGGGGCTGGGTCAGCGCCTGCGCCAGTCACTCAAAGGCGCCAGCGATGTCGAACGCATCACGGCCCGCACCGCCCTGCGCCAGGTGCGCCCCCGCGAACTGGTGGGCCTGGGCCTGACCCTCGCGCGGGCCGCCGAGCTGGCCCAGGGCCTCGCCCAAGAGCTGTCCGCCGACACAGCACCCGTACTGCTCAGCAAGCTGGGCAACGACCTGATTCCTCCCGAGCGGTGTGCATCCCTGCTGCGCAGCGCCTTGCATGCCGAGCCAGCCGCCCTGGTGCGCGACGGTGGCGTGATCGCCGATGGTTTCGACGCCGAACTCGATGAGCTGCGCGCCATCCAGAACAACTGCGACGGTTTTCTGATCGACCTCGAAACCCGCGAGCGCGAGCGCACCGGCATCACCAACCTGCGGGTGCAGTTCAACAAGGTCCATGGTTTCTACATCGAAGTCTCACAAGGCCAGGTCAGCAAGGTGCCCGACGACTACCGCCGCCGGCAAACCCTCAAAAACGCCGAGCGCTTCATCACGCCCGAACTCAAAGCCTTCGAAGACAAAGCCCTGTCGGCCCAGGAACGCGCTTTGGCGCGGGAGAAATGGCTGTTTGAAAACCTGCTCGACGAACTGCAGGCCTTCATCCCCGACCTCACCCGTCTGGCGCGCGCCATCGCGGCGCTCGATGCCCTGTGTGCGCTGGCCGAGCGTTCGCTCACGCTGCAGTGGCACGAGCCCCAGTTCGTCAACGAACCCTGCATCGAAATTCGGGGCGGGCGCCACCCCGTGGTGGAAGCGCGGCTCAACGAAACCACCGGCGGCAGCTTCATCGCCAACGACACCCTCATGGGCGCCAAGCAACGCATGCAGGTCATCACCGGCCCCAACATGGGCGGCAAGAGCACCTACATGCGCCAGGTCGCGGTGATCGTCTTGCTCGCCAGCATGGGCAGCTACGTCCCAGCCGAGAGCTGCCGACTCGGCCCCATCGACGCCATCCACACGCGCATTGGCGCCGCCGACGATCTGGCCAACGCCCAGTCGACCTTCATGGTGGAAATGACCGAAGCCGCGCAAATCCTCAACGCGGTCACGTCCAAGGAAGCGCCGGGCCGCCCCAAGCTTCCTGTCCTCCCTCGGGGGGAGGACCGGGCTCAGCCCGGTCCAGGGGGCGCCTATTCACTGGTGCTGATGGACGAAATTGGCCGCGGCACATCCACCTTTGACGGCCTGGCGCTGGCCGGCGGCATTGCGGCCCACCTGCACGACAAAGCCAAGGCCTTCACCCTGTTTGCCACCCACTATTTCGAGCTCACCGAATTCCCCGCGCAACACCACGCCGCCATCAATGTGCACGTGAGCGCGGTGGAGGGCAGCGGCAAGGCCAACATCGTCTTCCTGCACCAGATCGAGCCCGGGCCCGCCAGCCGCAGCTACGGCATTCAGGTTGCCCGGCTGGCCGGCGTGCCCACATCGGTGGTGCAACACGCCCGCCACGCAC